A genomic window from Lotus japonicus ecotype B-129 chromosome 1, LjGifu_v1.2 includes:
- the LOC130729723 gene encoding pentatricopeptide repeat-containing protein At5g14080 yields the protein MKGSSSPGELAAAISRAVISAAKKHTTGSKYHYTWSSDVEKTLHTTLLRNHHHHHDQHHLTPSLVASVIDPFLLPHHHLALGFFNWASQQPRFSHTASTFHSILKSLSSNHHHSHHHNMLHSLLKQAQSLNFPIHPSVFRSIIASHISRNNPRAAFDVFNDVVSLAPHIGGPTCNSLLAALASRDGCLDSARRVFGEMTVRGVPLSTLGFGVFAWRVSKEGNVGNLMSVLDEVRECGSGINGSVVAVMIVHGLCRAGRASEALMMLGELRSRGWKPDFMAYWVVATAFRAMGDVVEELKVLKMKRKLGVAPRMNDYRDYILELVSERRVCEAKELGEVIVGGNFPGEDDVLNVLIGSMSGVDPGAAIVFFNYMVEKERFPSIETLGRLSRNLWRHGKVDELMEVFHVLDCGNCFKDVEGYNVMVSWLCKVGRVKEGYAVLQEMKKKGVSPNVESYNYVMEACCKEDMLRPARKLWDEMFSSGCCGNLRTYNILISKFSEEGQIEEAQMLFNRMLEKCVTPDVATYTSLLEGLCQEDKIEAAFELYNKSVKQDIILARDILSSFISSLCKKGHLRAASKLLCSPNLEIGLAESHVILLKCLADTKEIPIAIEHLRWVQENSPSMLQDICTGLLASLSSAACPEPILQFLQRIQDVFDFQGKSTSKEMCYR from the exons ATGAAAGGTTCTTCTTCACCGGGAGAGTTAGCAGCGGCAATAAGCAGAGCCGTGATCTCCGCCGCAAAGAAACACACCACCGGATCAAAATACCACTACACATGGAGCTCCGACGTAGAGAAAACACTCCACACCACTCTCCTCCgcaatcaccaccaccaccacgaccaACACCACCTCACACCATCCCTTGTTGCCTCAGTGATCGACCCTTTCCTCCTCCCCCACCACCATCTCGCTCTCGGTTTCTTCAACTGGGCCTCTCAGCAACCACGCTTCTCCCACACCGCTTCCACCTTCCACTCCATCCTCAAATCACTCTCCTCCAACCACCACCATAGCCACCATCACAACATGCTCCATTCTCTCCTCAAACAAGCTCAGTCTCTTAACTTCCCTATTCATCCCTCTGTTTTCCGTTCCATCATAGCCTCCCACATTTCCCGGAATAACCCACGCGCCGCATTTGACGTCTTCAATGACGTTGTTTCCCTCGCCCCCCACATTGGGGGGCCCACCTGCAACTCCCTGCTTGCCGCGCTAGCTTCTCGAGACGGTTGCTTGGACAGCGCCCGCAGGGTGTTTGGTGAAATGACCGTGAGGGGTGTCCCTCTCAGCACCCTGGGTTTTGGGGTGTTTGCTTGGAGGGTGTCCAAGGAGGGTAATGTAGGGAATTTAATGAGTGTTTTGGACGAGGTTAGGGAATGCGGTTCAGGGATTAACGGTTCGGTTGTCGCGGTTATGATTGTTCATGGGTTATGCCGCGCTGGCAGGGCCTCGGAGGCTTTGATGATGTTGGGGGAACTTAGGAGTAGGGGCTGGAAGCCTGATTTTATGGCTTACTGGGTTGTTGCAACGGCGTTTCGAGCGATGGGGGATGTCGTTGAGGAGCTGAAGGttctgaagatgaagaggaagtTAGGGGTGGCGCCGAGGATGAATGATTATAGGGACTACATACTTGAATTGGTTTCGGAGAGGCGGGTTTGTGAGGCGAAGGAGCTCGGGGAGGTTATTGTTGGGGGCAATTTTCCTGGTGAGGATGATGTTCTTAATGTTTTAATTGGATCAATGTCAGGCGTTGATCCTGGTGCAGCAATTGTGTTTTTCAATTACATGGTTGAGAAGGAGAGGTTCCCGAGCATTGAGACCTTGGGAAGATTGAGTAGGAATTTGTGGAGGCATGGCAAGGTTGATGAATTGATGGAGGTGTTCCATGTTTTGGACTGTGGGAATTGCTTCAAAGATGTGGAGGGTTACAATGTGATGGTTTCATGGTTGTGCAAGGTTGGGAGAGTGAAAGAAGGCTATGCTGTTCTTcaggagatgaagaagaaaggggTGAGCCCCAATGTGGAGTCTTATAACTATGTCATGGAAGCTTGTTGTAAGGAGGATATGCTGCGCCCTGCAAGGAAGCTCTGGGATGAGATGTTTTCAAGTGGCTGTTGCGGGAACTTGAGAACCTATAATATTCTAATAAGTAAGTTTTCTGAAGAGGGACAAATTGAAGAGGCTCAGATGCTCTTCAACCGCATGTTGGAAAAGTGTGTGACACCTGATGTTGCAACTTACACTTCTCTTCTGGAAGGGCTCTGCCAAGAAGACAAGATTGAAGCAGCTTTCGAGCTTTATAACAAGTCTGTCAAACAGGACATTATTCTTGCAAGAGACATATTGAGCTCATTCATATCATCACTCTGCAAGAAAG GACATCTAAGGGCTGCTTCCAAGCTGCTTTGCAGTCCCAATCTTGAAATAGGACTTGCAGAGTCCCATGTAATTTTGTTGAAATGTTTGGCAGATA